A genomic window from Flavobacterium johnsoniae includes:
- a CDS encoding PAS domain-containing protein, with protein MKNTNSDDFLQRNSVPILAWDFHYEYINELKALTVDLEKLNEISNRFTWDEKKLNIKERIKEEVIVITDLELKIVFASSGIKKMTGFKEDEILGKTPKMFQGPATSKTDLKEIREALKKRVPFVKTLENYRKNGKTYKCKIDASPVYNLKGELSHFMAFEKEDLSA; from the coding sequence ATGAAAAATACTAACTCTGACGATTTTTTACAACGAAATTCGGTTCCAATTTTAGCATGGGATTTTCATTACGAATATATTAATGAATTAAAAGCGCTAACCGTTGATTTGGAAAAACTCAATGAAATTTCGAATCGATTTACTTGGGACGAAAAAAAACTTAATATTAAAGAAAGAATTAAGGAAGAAGTTATTGTAATTACTGATTTGGAACTGAAAATAGTTTTCGCGTCAAGCGGAATAAAAAAAATGACAGGTTTCAAAGAAGATGAAATTTTAGGTAAAACACCAAAAATGTTTCAAGGACCTGCAACTTCTAAAACAGACTTAAAAGAAATTAGAGAAGCTTTAAAAAAACGAGTTCCTTTTGTAAAAACACTCGAAAATTATAGAAAAAATGGAAAGACTTACAAATGTAAAATAGATGCTTCTCCAGTTTATAACCTAAAAGGCGAATTATCGCATTTTATGGCTTTTGAGAAAGAAGACTTAAGTGCTTGA
- a CDS encoding DUF6646 family protein, with protein MKKVITLLFLVSFGFINAQKAFTGKGDTRVNVGANLQDGGSGIQGSVDFGLGENFSFGFVANYLLGADDRNIFVNNQIQTRTPDFGDRFDAKARINANLSSVIGVEQLDIYPGLSLGLRNFGGHVGGRYFFTDGFGVFTEIGFPIAKYSNDNGVFDHLNNQATFSLGASFNL; from the coding sequence ATGAAAAAAGTTATTACACTCTTGTTTTTAGTATCATTCGGATTTATCAATGCTCAAAAAGCCTTTACTGGTAAAGGTGACACGAGAGTAAACGTTGGTGCTAATCTTCAAGATGGTGGTTCTGGAATTCAGGGTTCTGTAGATTTTGGTTTGGGAGAAAATTTCTCATTTGGTTTTGTTGCTAATTATTTACTTGGTGCAGATGATCGTAATATTTTTGTTAACAACCAAATTCAAACAAGAACTCCAGATTTTGGTGATCGTTTTGATGCAAAAGCAAGAATTAATGCTAATTTGAGTAGTGTTATTGGAGTAGAACAATTAGATATTTATCCAGGTCTAAGCTTAGGACTTCGTAATTTTGGTGGACATGTTGGCGGTCGTTACTTTTTTACAGACGGATTTGGTGTTTTCACAGAAATCGGATTCCCAATTGCAAAATACAGCAATGATAATGGAGTTTTTGATCATTTAAATAATCAAGCTACTTTTAGTTTAGGAGCTTCTTTTAACTTATAG
- a CDS encoding NAD-dependent epimerase/dehydratase family protein gives MKQISILGCGWLGFPLAKKLIGKGNSVKGSTTSENKLSILENVGINPFLVNIESEGVSENIADFLAESEVLIIDIPPKLRAENPNSEKKIFVEKIKNLIPFIEKSTVKKVLFVSSTSVYGDDNDFITEETIPNPETESGKQLVLVENLLQENQNFETTILRFGGLIGEDRHPVKFLAGKENLENPDAPINLIHLRDCISIIEEIINQNKWNEVFNAVAPFHPIRSAYYTQKAVEMNLTLPKFSSEKSNIKKIISSEKIETVLSYKFKLEHY, from the coding sequence TTGGCTAAAAAACTAATCGGAAAAGGAAATTCAGTAAAAGGCTCAACAACTTCAGAAAACAAACTTTCAATTTTAGAAAATGTTGGAATAAATCCGTTTTTAGTTAATATTGAAAGCGAAGGAGTTTCTGAAAACATTGCTGATTTTTTAGCAGAAAGCGAAGTTTTAATTATTGACATTCCGCCAAAATTACGTGCTGAAAACCCAAATTCAGAAAAGAAAATTTTTGTCGAAAAAATCAAAAATTTAATTCCTTTTATAGAAAAATCAACCGTTAAGAAAGTGCTTTTTGTAAGTTCAACTTCTGTTTATGGCGATGATAATGATTTTATTACCGAAGAAACCATTCCAAATCCAGAAACTGAAAGTGGCAAACAATTGGTTTTAGTTGAAAATCTTCTTCAAGAAAATCAAAATTTCGAAACCACAATTCTTAGATTCGGCGGATTGATAGGCGAAGATCGTCATCCTGTAAAGTTTTTGGCAGGAAAAGAAAACCTGGAAAATCCTGATGCACCGATAAATTTAATTCATTTAAGAGATTGTATTTCTATTATTGAAGAAATTATAAATCAAAACAAATGGAATGAAGTTTTTAATGCAGTTGCACCGTTTCATCCAATTCGTTCAGCATATTACACACAAAAAGCCGTTGAAATGAATTTAACTTTACCGAAATTCAGTTCTGAAAAATCAAATATTAAAAAGATTATTTCGAGCGAAAAGATTGAAACTGTTTTAAGTTATAAATTCAAGTTAGAACATTATTAA
- a CDS encoding metallophosphoesterase family protein, which yields MRTFVIGDIHGGLLALEQVLERAKVTTEDTLIFLGDYVDGWSQSVEVIDFLIDLKSKQNCICIRGNHDQLALDWLEERNDDFDEEMWYKHGGKATVEGYAKISAEKKKTHIEFLENLQDYYLDDQNRLFVHAGFTNLNGVKWEYFSKLFYWDRTLWESALALDPNLKEDDLHYPKRFTVYKEVYIGHTPVTRIGKTVPINKACVWNVDTGAAFRGPLTILNVDTKEYWQSEPLNELYFNEKGRN from the coding sequence ATGCGAACATTTGTTATAGGTGACATTCATGGCGGATTACTTGCACTGGAACAAGTGTTAGAAAGAGCCAAAGTTACTACCGAAGATACTCTAATCTTTTTGGGCGATTACGTAGACGGCTGGAGCCAGTCTGTTGAAGTAATTGACTTTTTGATCGATTTAAAAAGCAAACAAAACTGCATCTGCATAAGAGGAAATCACGATCAACTGGCATTAGACTGGTTAGAAGAAAGAAATGACGATTTTGACGAAGAAATGTGGTATAAACACGGCGGAAAAGCTACTGTTGAAGGTTACGCAAAAATCTCCGCAGAAAAAAAGAAAACCCATATCGAATTTTTAGAAAATCTTCAGGATTATTATCTTGACGATCAAAATCGTTTGTTTGTTCATGCCGGATTTACCAATTTAAATGGTGTAAAATGGGAATATTTTTCCAAACTATTTTATTGGGATAGAACGCTTTGGGAATCGGCACTTGCTTTAGACCCAAATTTAAAGGAAGACGATTTACACTATCCTAAAAGATTTACCGTTTATAAAGAAGTTTACATCGGTCATACGCCTGTTACCAGAATTGGAAAAACTGTGCCGATAAATAAAGCTTGCGTTTGGAATGTTGACACAGGCGCTGCATTTAGAGGTCCGCTCACGATTTTGAACGTCGACACTAAAGAATACTGGCAGAGCGAACCGTTGAACGAATTGTATTTTAACGAAAAGGGTAGGAATTAA
- a CDS encoding fumarate hydratase has product MIDFIYQDPYPILKDDTQYRKITSDFVKVEQFGEREVLTVDPKGLELLAEEALTDVSFMLRTTHLQKLRKILDDPEATDNDRFVAYNLLQNASVAAEGQLPSCQDTGTAIVMAKKGESIFTGVDDAEWLSRGIFNTYQKRNLRYSQIVPISMFEEKNSGSNLPAQIDIYAKKGTSYDFLFMAKGGGSANKTYLYQQTKSLLNEKSLDEFIRTKIKDLGTSACPPYHLALVIGGTSAEANLSAVKKASAGYYDNLPTTGNMAGQAFRDHEWEERVQKICQESAIGAQFGGKYFTHDVRVIRLPRHAASCPVGLGVSCSADRNIKGKITKDGIFVEQLEVNPKQFLPETAPHLEAPVEIDLDQPMADILAKLSQYPVKTRLKLNGTVIVARDIAHAKIKELLDAGKPMPEYFKNHPVYYAGPAKTPDGMASGSFGPTTAGRMDVYVDEFQKNGGSMIMLAKGNRTKQVTDACNKYGGFYLGSIGGPAAILAQDNILKVEVVDFEELGMEAVRKITVKDFPAFIITDDKGNDFFANL; this is encoded by the coding sequence ATGATTGATTTTATATACCAAGATCCATATCCGATCTTAAAGGACGATACGCAGTACCGCAAAATCACTTCTGATTTTGTGAAAGTTGAGCAATTTGGAGAACGCGAAGTTTTAACCGTTGATCCAAAAGGTTTAGAATTATTGGCTGAGGAAGCTTTAACAGATGTTTCGTTTATGTTGAGAACGACACATTTGCAAAAACTAAGAAAAATTTTAGACGATCCAGAAGCGACAGACAATGATCGTTTTGTGGCTTACAATTTACTTCAAAATGCTTCTGTCGCTGCCGAAGGTCAGTTGCCAAGCTGTCAGGATACTGGAACAGCAATCGTAATGGCTAAAAAAGGAGAAAGCATTTTTACAGGTGTTGATGATGCAGAATGGTTAAGCCGAGGAATTTTCAATACATACCAAAAAAGAAACTTACGTTATTCGCAGATTGTTCCGATTTCGATGTTTGAAGAAAAAAATTCAGGATCAAATCTTCCAGCGCAAATTGATATTTATGCTAAAAAAGGAACTTCTTACGACTTTTTGTTTATGGCAAAAGGCGGAGGATCTGCAAACAAAACTTACTTATATCAACAGACAAAATCTTTATTGAATGAAAAATCATTAGACGAATTCATTCGCACAAAAATCAAAGATTTAGGAACTTCTGCTTGTCCTCCGTATCACTTAGCATTAGTAATTGGTGGAACTTCAGCTGAAGCAAACTTAAGTGCTGTTAAAAAAGCTTCTGCAGGATATTATGACAATCTTCCAACTACAGGAAATATGGCTGGTCAGGCTTTTCGCGATCACGAATGGGAAGAAAGAGTTCAGAAAATCTGTCAGGAAAGTGCAATTGGAGCGCAATTTGGCGGAAAATATTTTACGCACGATGTTCGTGTGATCCGTTTGCCGCGTCACGCTGCTTCTTGTCCAGTTGGATTGGGAGTTTCTTGCTCTGCTGATAGAAATATCAAAGGAAAAATTACGAAAGATGGAATTTTCGTTGAGCAATTAGAAGTAAATCCGAAACAATTTTTACCAGAAACAGCTCCGCATTTAGAAGCGCCTGTAGAAATTGATTTAGATCAGCCAATGGCAGATATTTTGGCTAAATTATCTCAATATCCAGTTAAAACTCGTTTAAAACTAAACGGAACTGTAATTGTTGCTCGAGATATTGCTCACGCAAAAATCAAAGAATTGTTAGACGCTGGAAAACCAATGCCAGAATATTTCAAAAATCACCCAGTATATTACGCTGGTCCTGCAAAAACTCCAGACGGAATGGCTTCAGGAAGTTTTGGACCAACAACTGCGGGACGTATGGATGTTTATGTTGATGAATTCCAAAAGAATGGCGGAAGCATGATTATGCTAGCAAAAGGAAACCGTACTAAACAAGTTACAGACGCCTGCAACAAATACGGCGGATTCTATTTGGGTTCTATCGGAGGTCCTGCAGCTATTTTGGCTCAAGATAACATTCTTAAAGTTGAAGTTGTTGATTTTGAAGAATTAGGAATGGAAGCTGTTCGTAAAATCACAGTAAAAGATTTCCCTGCATTCATAATTACGGATGATAAAGGAAATGACTTCTTTGCTAATTTGTAG
- a CDS encoding nucleoside recognition domain-containing protein, whose translation MVLSRFWLTIFISSIIFIVFSLFTANTYTIDSVLNGKKDDPVLVSEKYIEELPAFIKDSIKKAPDQTMIINRDTLNADTTYVYKNKTVKIFSGLQKSDGLLPTCKSTLVDLILPLIAYLAFFCGLMELLIVSGASGNLAKALSPVFVKVFPSIPKNHPSISYMTLNFAANFLGLDSAATPFGLKAMESLQEINPDKDKASDAQIMFMCLHASGLTLIATSIIGYRAAANASNPADVMLPCIITSFIGTIAAFLIVGIKQKINFKSASLLIGLMGLIAAIVGLLMYVNHLDLIGKNYFTSNLSGLILLTIIVFTLIFSFRHEQKFKDANTTVFDTFVVGANNGVKTGVTIFPYVLGMLVAISLFRNSGLFEIISDGIGFIFSNLGVSKEITNALPVAMLRPFSSAGSRGFLIDSMNTFGADSLTARLSSIFQCSAESTFYVIAVYFGSVNIKNTRYALGTMLLVDLICVITAIFVATWFF comes from the coding sequence ATGGTATTGAGCAGATTTTGGCTAACGATTTTTATTTCTTCGATTATTTTTATTGTATTCAGCTTATTTACTGCCAATACTTATACGATTGATTCTGTTTTGAATGGAAAAAAAGACGATCCTGTTTTAGTTTCAGAAAAATATATTGAAGAACTTCCTGCTTTTATTAAAGACAGCATCAAGAAAGCGCCAGACCAAACCATGATTATCAATCGTGATACGCTAAATGCCGACACGACTTATGTTTACAAAAATAAAACTGTAAAAATCTTCAGCGGACTTCAAAAATCTGACGGTCTTCTTCCAACTTGCAAAAGTACTTTAGTTGATTTAATTCTGCCTTTAATTGCCTATTTAGCCTTTTTCTGCGGATTGATGGAACTTTTAATTGTTTCTGGAGCATCTGGAAATTTAGCTAAAGCTTTAAGTCCGGTTTTTGTGAAAGTGTTTCCAAGCATTCCTAAAAATCACCCTTCAATATCTTATATGACATTGAATTTTGCTGCCAATTTCTTGGGATTAGATTCGGCTGCAACGCCATTTGGCTTAAAAGCAATGGAAAGTTTACAGGAAATAAATCCCGATAAAGACAAAGCCAGCGATGCACAAATTATGTTTATGTGTCTTCACGCTTCTGGATTAACTTTAATTGCAACTTCAATCATTGGATACCGCGCTGCTGCAAACGCAAGCAATCCAGCCGATGTTATGCTTCCGTGTATTATCACTTCGTTTATTGGTACAATCGCCGCTTTTTTAATTGTCGGAATTAAACAAAAAATCAATTTCAAAAGTGCTTCACTTTTGATTGGTCTTATGGGCTTAATTGCTGCAATTGTTGGTTTATTGATGTATGTTAATCACTTAGATTTAATTGGTAAAAACTATTTTACTTCTAATCTTTCGGGATTAATATTATTGACAATTATCGTTTTCACTCTGATATTTTCTTTCAGACACGAACAAAAGTTTAAAGATGCCAACACAACTGTTTTTGACACTTTTGTTGTTGGAGCAAACAATGGTGTTAAAACTGGCGTAACGATTTTTCCTTATGTTTTAGGAATGTTAGTTGCAATTTCTCTATTCAGAAACAGCGGTTTATTTGAGATTATCAGCGACGGAATAGGATTTATCTTTTCGAATTTAGGTGTAAGCAAAGAAATTACAAATGCGCTTCCAGTGGCGATGTTGCGTCCGTTTAGTTCTGCTGGATCAAGAGGTTTTTTAATTGATTCTATGAACACCTTTGGAGCCGATTCTTTAACAGCAAGATTAAGCAGTATTTTCCAATGTAGTGCCGAAAGTACATTTTATGTAATTGCAGTTTATTTTGGTTCTGTAAACATTAAAAACACGCGTTACGCTTTGGGTACAATGCTTTTGGTTGATTTGATCTGCGTAATTACGGCGATTTTTGTAGCGACTTGGTTTTTTTAA
- the dinB gene encoding DNA polymerase IV, whose translation MSETPTYRKIIHIDMDAFYASVEQMDNPELRGKPVAVGGSENRGVVSAASYEARKFGVRSAISGVLAKKYCPEIIFVRPRFDRYKEISSKIHKIFNEYTDLVEPLSLDEAYLDVTKNKKGNPSASLLAQEIRLRIFNEVGLTASAGISINKFVAKIASDYNKPNGQKTVNPDEVEAFLEELPIRKFYGVGKVTTEKMYQLGIFTGTDLKSKSLEFLEKHFGKSGAFYYHVVRGIHNSEVKSSRITKSVAAEHTFDVNLSSEIFMIEQLERIAASLEKRLERHKLSGKTITLKIKYSDFSQQTRSKTLPYFISDKSLIMENIQELLYQEKMKDSVRLLGISLSNLNNEIKKAVVVQLKFTF comes from the coding sequence ATGTCAGAAACACCAACATATCGCAAAATTATTCACATCGATATGGATGCTTTTTACGCATCGGTAGAGCAAATGGATAATCCTGAATTGAGGGGAAAACCTGTGGCTGTTGGTGGTTCAGAAAATAGAGGAGTCGTTTCGGCTGCGAGTTACGAGGCGCGAAAGTTTGGAGTTCGTAGCGCCATAAGCGGAGTTTTGGCTAAAAAATATTGTCCAGAAATTATTTTTGTCAGACCTCGATTTGATCGTTATAAAGAGATTTCATCCAAAATTCATAAAATCTTTAATGAATATACCGATTTAGTTGAGCCTCTTTCGCTTGACGAAGCTTATTTGGACGTTACTAAAAATAAGAAAGGGAATCCGAGCGCAAGTTTGTTGGCTCAGGAAATTAGATTAAGAATTTTTAATGAAGTGGGTTTGACGGCTTCTGCTGGAATTTCGATCAATAAATTTGTCGCTAAAATTGCTAGCGATTATAATAAACCAAACGGACAAAAGACGGTAAATCCAGATGAAGTTGAAGCTTTTCTAGAAGAATTGCCAATTCGTAAATTTTATGGTGTTGGAAAAGTAACGACAGAAAAAATGTATCAGCTCGGAATTTTTACTGGAACCGATTTGAAGAGTAAATCGCTTGAATTCCTTGAAAAACATTTCGGAAAATCAGGCGCTTTTTATTATCACGTAGTTCGCGGTATTCATAATAGCGAAGTGAAATCGTCTAGAATTACTAAATCTGTCGCGGCTGAGCATACTTTTGATGTCAATTTATCATCTGAAATATTCATGATAGAACAATTAGAAAGAATTGCGGCTTCGCTAGAAAAACGTTTAGAGCGCCATAAACTTTCTGGTAAAACAATTACGTTAAAAATAAAATACAGTGATTTTTCACAACAGACTAGAAGTAAAACACTTCCGTATTTTATCTCAGATAAAAGTCTGATTATGGAGAATATTCAGGAATTGTTATATCAAGAAAAAATGAAAGATTCGGTTAGATTACTTGGTATTTCTCTAAGTAATTTGAATAATGAAATTAAAAAAGCGGTGGTAGTTCAATTAAAATTTACGTTTTGA
- a CDS encoding 3'-5' exonuclease yields the protein MIEKINLNNILFLDIETVPEEENFNSLDAEMQSLWDLKTQYQRKDDFTPEEFYERAGIWAEFGKIICISVGFFTIKGDIRNFRVTSFFGEENKILKDFSNLVNNHFNQPQHLLCGHNSKEFDIPFIARRMIINQMPIPDKLNLFGKKPWEIPHLDTLELWKFGDYKHFTSLKLLTKILGVPSPKGDIDGSQVAHVFYVEKDIDRIITYCEKDTIAVAQIFLRLRREDLLIDDEIIHV from the coding sequence ATGATTGAAAAAATAAACCTCAATAACATTTTATTTCTTGATATAGAAACTGTTCCAGAAGAAGAGAATTTCAATTCGCTTGACGCTGAAATGCAATCTCTTTGGGATTTGAAAACACAATATCAGCGAAAAGACGATTTTACTCCAGAAGAGTTTTACGAACGCGCAGGAATTTGGGCTGAGTTTGGGAAAATAATTTGTATTTCGGTTGGCTTTTTTACAATAAAAGGAGATATTCGAAATTTTAGAGTAACTTCTTTTTTTGGCGAAGAAAACAAAATCCTAAAAGACTTTTCTAATCTTGTAAATAATCATTTTAATCAGCCACAGCATTTGTTATGCGGACATAATTCAAAAGAATTTGACATTCCGTTTATTGCTCGCCGAATGATTATCAATCAAATGCCAATTCCAGACAAATTGAATTTATTTGGCAAAAAACCTTGGGAAATTCCGCATTTAGATACTTTAGAATTATGGAAATTTGGCGATTACAAGCATTTTACATCTTTAAAATTATTGACTAAAATTCTCGGTGTTCCATCGCCAAAAGGCGATATTGACGGAAGTCAAGTCGCGCACGTTTTTTATGTTGAAAAAGATATTGACCGAATTATAACGTATTGCGAAAAAGATACTATTGCTGTTGCACAAATTTTTCTTCGTTTAAGAAGAGAAGATTTATTGATCGACGATGAGATTATTCATGTTTAG
- a CDS encoding CoA transferase subunit B codes for MALSKEDIAKRIAKEVKDRYFVNLGIGIPTLVANYVREDIAVEFQSENGVLGMGPFPFEGEEDADIINAGKQTITTLPGASFFDSAFSFGMIRSQKVDLTILGAMEVSENGDIANWKIPGKMVKGMGGAMDLVASAENIIVAMMHVNKAGESKILKRCTLPLTGVGCVKKVVTELAVLEVTEKGFKLLERAPGISVEHIIASTEADLIIEGEIPEMVI; via the coding sequence ATGGCACTTAGTAAAGAAGATATAGCAAAACGAATTGCAAAAGAAGTAAAAGACCGATATTTCGTTAATCTTGGAATTGGTATTCCGACTTTGGTTGCAAATTACGTTCGAGAAGATATAGCAGTAGAATTTCAAAGTGAAAACGGCGTTCTCGGAATGGGACCATTTCCTTTTGAAGGAGAAGAAGATGCCGATATTATAAACGCAGGAAAACAAACCATTACAACACTTCCGGGAGCGAGTTTTTTTGATTCGGCTTTTAGCTTCGGAATGATTCGTAGCCAAAAAGTAGATTTAACGATTCTCGGAGCAATGGAAGTTTCAGAAAACGGAGATATCGCAAACTGGAAAATTCCAGGCAAAATGGTAAAAGGAATGGGAGGCGCAATGGATTTGGTGGCTTCCGCGGAAAATATCATCGTGGCAATGATGCACGTAAATAAAGCTGGGGAGTCAAAAATCTTAAAAAGATGCACTTTGCCATTAACAGGCGTAGGATGCGTTAAAAAGGTTGTAACAGAGCTTGCGGTTCTCGAAGTAACAGAAAAAGGTTTTAAGCTCTTAGAACGAGCTCCAGGTATCTCAGTTGAGCATATCATCGCATCAACTGAAGCTGATTTGATCATTGAAGGAGAAATTCCTGAAATGGTAATTTAA
- the tnpA gene encoding IS200/IS605 family transposase: protein MSNIFHQVYIQVVFAVKYREALITNDAKSKILSVIGNLINETGCKTIIVNGTEDHIHCLLALKPTVSVSDLMKVVKGKSSKYINDNKLTKYKFEWQEGYGVFSYSKSHIDAVYKYIENQEEHHKKQSFKDEYSSFLNKYDTKFDERCLFENLI, encoded by the coding sequence ATGTCAAACATCTTTCACCAAGTTTATATACAAGTCGTTTTTGCAGTTAAATACAGAGAAGCCTTAATTACAAATGATGCCAAATCTAAAATATTAAGTGTAATAGGAAATTTAATAAATGAAACAGGCTGTAAAACCATAATCGTAAATGGAACTGAAGATCATATTCATTGTCTTCTAGCCCTTAAACCAACTGTTTCTGTTTCAGATTTGATGAAAGTTGTAAAGGGTAAATCTTCAAAATATATCAATGACAATAAATTAACAAAGTACAAATTTGAGTGGCAGGAAGGTTACGGAGTCTTTTCATACAGTAAATCTCATATTGATGCTGTTTATAAATATATCGAAAATCAAGAAGAGCATCATAAAAAGCAAAGTTTTAAAGATGAATATTCTTCTTTTTTAAATAAATACGATACGAAATTTGACGAAAGGTGCCTTTTTGAAAATTTAATATAA
- a CDS encoding winged helix DNA-binding domain-containing protein, giving the protein MIHSEISHYRMVAQKLFKASSCSPQEVVKHFGAMQAQDYAMAKWAIGSRCDATEKEIEEAINSGKIIRTHILRPTWHFVSPYDIYWMLELSAPQVKRLFATMATQHGFDEKKFDQVNSKIEKLLAGNNHLTREEIMKELNIQKSVGDLSPVIVMMNAELDGLVCNGRMKGKQITYALLEERVKKPNTSLTKEEALAKLALRYFESHGPATLQDFSWWSGFPITICKKTINAIELQLSNITIDNQQYWFKKDLLNEEDFRESVNFLPAFDEILISYKTREASFLAANQSKVFTNNGIFKPIILENGKVIGIWKRTFKKDHVKIETEFFNETEKHKKEVLFEGIKTFENYLETKIVIE; this is encoded by the coding sequence ATGATTCATTCTGAAATTTCACATTATCGAATGGTTGCTCAAAAATTGTTCAAGGCAAGTTCATGTTCTCCGCAAGAAGTTGTAAAGCATTTTGGCGCGATGCAGGCGCAAGATTACGCAATGGCAAAATGGGCAATTGGCTCACGTTGCGATGCTACAGAAAAAGAAATTGAAGAAGCTATTAATTCTGGTAAAATTATCAGAACTCATATTCTACGTCCAACTTGGCATTTTGTTTCTCCTTATGATATTTATTGGATGTTGGAACTTTCGGCACCGCAAGTAAAACGTCTCTTTGCAACAATGGCTACACAACATGGCTTTGATGAAAAGAAATTTGATCAAGTTAATTCTAAAATTGAAAAACTTCTAGCGGGAAACAATCATTTAACTCGAGAGGAAATCATGAAAGAGCTCAACATTCAAAAAAGTGTAGGCGATTTATCTCCAGTTATTGTAATGATGAATGCCGAACTAGATGGTTTGGTCTGCAATGGAAGAATGAAAGGCAAACAGATTACTTATGCCTTACTCGAAGAAAGAGTAAAAAAACCAAATACCAGTTTAACCAAAGAAGAAGCATTGGCAAAACTTGCTCTACGATATTTTGAAAGTCATGGTCCAGCAACTTTACAAGATTTTTCATGGTGGTCAGGATTTCCTATTACAATCTGCAAGAAAACAATTAACGCAATTGAGTTGCAATTAAGCAATATCACTATTGATAATCAGCAATATTGGTTTAAAAAAGATCTTCTTAATGAAGAGGATTTCCGCGAAAGCGTAAATTTTCTACCCGCTTTTGACGAAATTTTAATTTCATACAAAACTCGCGAAGCATCATTTTTAGCAGCAAATCAATCAAAAGTTTTTACTAATAATGGTATTTTCAAACCCATAATTTTAGAAAATGGAAAAGTAATCGGAATCTGGAAAAGAACTTTCAAAAAAGATCATGTTAAAATAGAAACGGAGTTTTTCAATGAAACCGAAAAACACAAAAAAGAAGTTTTGTTTGAAGGAATTAAAACTTTTGAAAACTATTTGGAAACTAAAATTGTTATTGAGTAA
- a CDS encoding methylated-DNA--[protein]-cysteine S-methyltransferase: protein METVYINSPLGITKIIGDENGISVISVSDVGTNEVSKEIPEILKDAVLQLNEYFEGKRTDFDLKLNPKGTEFQQKVWKALLEIPYGKTVSYMDQTKKLGDVKAIRAVASANGKNPLWIVVPCHRVIGTNGSLTGYAGGLSRKKWLLGHESPSAQQSLF, encoded by the coding sequence ATGGAAACAGTTTACATCAATTCACCTTTAGGAATCACCAAAATAATTGGAGATGAAAACGGTATTTCTGTAATTTCCGTTTCTGATGTTGGCACAAATGAAGTTTCTAAAGAAATCCCAGAAATTTTAAAAGATGCCGTTTTGCAGTTAAATGAATATTTTGAAGGCAAAAGAACCGATTTTGATCTGAAACTAAATCCAAAAGGAACCGAATTTCAGCAAAAAGTTTGGAAAGCTTTATTAGAAATTCCATACGGAAAAACGGTTAGTTATATGGATCAAACCAAGAAATTGGGCGATGTAAAGGCAATTCGAGCCGTTGCTTCTGCAAATGGTAAAAATCCACTTTGGATTGTAGTTCCGTGTCACCGAGTTATTGGAACAAACGGATCTTTAACTGGATATGCAGGCGGTTTATCTCGTAAAAAATGGCTTTTAGGACATGAATCTCCATCTGCACAGCAAAGTCTATTTTAA